From Lagopus muta isolate bLagMut1 chromosome 12, bLagMut1 primary, whole genome shotgun sequence, one genomic window encodes:
- the HSD17B2 gene encoding 17-beta-hydroxysteroid dehydrogenase type 2: MDVLPSSSLGWLCVAIPVLFGLCLVKRRYKAHVLLRIVLPALLGLLCVAVLGMYWGLTVFCSTWLSCSLYLDAGPLPVGDKAVLITGSDTGIGHALAKYLDNLGFTVFAGVLNKDGPGAEELRRTCSQRLSLLQLDITNPTQVKEAYLQVSEKVQNTGLWGVVNNAGVLGFLADGELLPMNTYRQCMEVNFFGAVEVSKTFLPLLRKSQGRLVNMSSMTGGIPLPRYAAYGASKAALSMFSGVMRQELSKWGIKVAAIHPSGFRTGIQGTSELWVKQEKELVEHLSVDVQQDYGRDYLLGLKNYLLRIPMFCDVDLTPVLSSILHALLAKRPHGLYTPGKGAYVLLCIFCYFPLWFYDFLVSKSLGLESIPKALRASEAENEDL, from the exons ATGGATGttctccccagcagctccttgggATGGCTGTGTGTGGCCATCCCTGTGCTTTTTGGGCTTTGCTTGGTCAAGAGGAGATACAAAGCCCATGTGCTGCTCCGAATTGTGCTGCCTGCCTTGCTGGGACTGCTGTGTGTGGCCGTGCTGGGCATGTACTGGGGGCTCACAGTGTTCTGCAGTACATGGCTCAGCTGCTCGTTATACCTGGATGCAGGGCCACTACCTGTGGGTGACAAAGCCGTGCTCATCACAG GAAGCGACACTGGGATTGGACACGCGTTGGCCAAATACCTGGATAACCTGGGCTTCACTGTGTTTGCTGGAGTTTTGAACAAGGATGGTCCTGGAGCTGAGGAGCTGAGGCGGACCTGTTCCCAGAGGCTCTCTCTCCTACAGCTGGACATAACCAATCCCACCCAGGTCAAGGAAGCCTACCTGCAAGTCTCAGAGAAAGTGCAAAACACAG GGCTCTGGGGAGTTGTGAACAACGCAGGCGTCCTGGGCTTCCTTGCTGATGGTGAGCTGCTGCCCATGAACACATACAGGCAGTGCATGGAGGTGAACTTCTTTGGGGCTGTAGAGGTGTCTAAGACCTTCCTGCCACTACTGCGGAAATCCCAGGGGAGGCTCGTGAACATGTCCAGCATGACAG GAGGCATTCCGCTACCGAGGTATGCTGCATATGGAGCATCAAAGGCAGCTCTGTCCATGTTTTCTGGAGTAATGAGGCAGGAGCTTTCCAAATGGGGAATCAAAGTTGCTGCAATTCATCCATCAGGCTTCAGAACAG GTATCCAAGGCACATCAGAGCTGTGGGTGAAGCAGGAGAAAGAGCTGGTGGAGCACCTCTCAGTGGACGTGCAGCAGGACTATGGCAGGGACTACCTGCTGGGGCTGAAAAACTACCTGCTGCGTATCCCTATGTTCTGTGATGTTGATCTCACCCCGGTGCTGAGCTCCATCCTGCATGCACTGCTCGCCAAGCGACCGCACGGCTTGTACACCCCTGGCAAAGGGGCTtatgtgctgctctgcatcttCTGCTACTTCCCACTCTGGTTTTATGACTTCTTAGTCAGTAAGTCGCTGGGACTTGAGTCCATCCCAAAGGCGCTGAGGGCATCAGAAGCTGAGAATGAGGACCTCTAA